One Prunus dulcis chromosome 8, ALMONDv2, whole genome shotgun sequence DNA window includes the following coding sequences:
- the LOC117637169 gene encoding histone H2A variant 1: protein MAGKGGKGLLAAKTTAANKDKEKEKDKKRPVSRSSRAGIQFPVGRIHRQLKSRIAAHGRVGANAAVYLASILEYLTAEVLELAGNASKDLKVKRITPRHLQLAIRGDEELDTLIKGTIAGGGVIPHIHKSLINKTSKE from the exons ATGGCGGGCAAAGGCGGGAAGGGGCTTTTGGCAGCGAAAACCACAGCAGCTAACAAGgacaaggagaaggagaaggacaAGAAGAGGCCTGTTTCCCGTTCATCTCGTGCTGGTATCCAG TTTCCGGTGGGTCGAATTCACAGGCAGCTGAAATCCAGAATTGCAGCACATGGCCGTGTTGGAGCCAATGCTGCCGTGTACTTGGCCTCAATCCTTGAGTACCTGACAGCTGAGGTTCTCGAGTTGGCTGGAAATGCAAGCAAAGATCTCAAGGTGAAGAGAATCACACCAAGGCATCTGCAACTGGCCATTAGGGGAGATGAAGAGCTTGACACTCTCATCAAAGGAACCATTGCTGGTGGTGGTGTCATCCCTCACATTCACAAGTCCCTCATCAACAAGACCTCCAAGGAGTGA
- the LOC117637393 gene encoding beta-carotene isomerase D27, chloroplastic translates to MEASHFLQSRRSFAATLAHSRHAHEHNKLRHCSIAAVLTRPAENINIATGKSRTIITPADVVTGAEEKSRVYNDNWFDRMAINHLSQNVQAATGLKNNKSGFESLAEAATAASRKFNPAKQRELVIQALDSAFPKPIFSLLRAILPQSKFAREYFAIFTTIFFAWLVGPCEVRESELDGRKEKNVVYIKKCRFLEETNCVGMCINMCKMPSQSFIKSSLGTPVNMVPNFDDMSCEMIFGQDPPELSNDPALKQPCFKLCKVNQRHNTNDCSK, encoded by the exons ATGGAAGCATCACATTTTTTACAAAGCAGAAGGAGCTTTGCTGCAACTCTGGCTCACTCAAGGCATGCACATGAACACAATAAGCTAAGACACTGTTCGATTGCTGCAGTGCTAACGCGGCCGGcggaaaatataaacatagCAACAGGCAAAAGCAGAACTATAATAACACCAGCAGATGTAGTAACTGGTGCAGAAGAAAAGAGCAGAGTCTATAATGATAACTGGTTTGATCGGATGGCCATTAATCATCTGTCTCAGAATGTTCAAGCTGCAACAG gGTTGAAGAACAACAAGAGTGGCTTCGAAAGCTTGGCAGAGGCAGCTACAGCTGCATCAAGAAAATTCAATCCAGCAAAACAGAGAGAACTAGTTATTCAAGCTCTAGATAGTGCCTTCCCAAAGCCTATATTTTCCCTG CTTAGAGCAATACTTCCACAATCGAAATTTGCAAGGGAATACTTTGCTATCTTCACCACCATCTTCTTTGCCTGGTTGGTAGGGCCCTGTGAG GTAAGGGAATCGGAGCTCGatggaagaaaagagaaaaatgtaGTCTATATAAAGAAATGCAG GTTTTTGGAGGAAACCAATTGTGTGGGGATGTGCATTAATATGTGTAAGATGCCATCTCAAAGCTTTATCAAATCTTCCCTTGGAACTCCAGTCAACATGGTCCCAA ATTTTGATGATATGAGCTGTGAGATGATATTTGGTCAGGACCCTCCAGAGCTATCCAATGATCCAGCACTCAAGCAACCGTGCTTCAAACTAT GCAAAGTAAACCAGAGGCACAACACTAATGACTGCTCCAAATAA
- the LOC117637946 gene encoding protein LONGIFOLIA 1 → MTTGMVQDQNLEKHIEKQMGCMAGFLQIFDRHQLLTGKRLYSTKRLPSSAAVVASPEPESTTRSPEISKELEKQPLNITAPSPERSKQTPPLTELRSPSPKIRIPSSPEANPKSPLPLPVFEFKEGTRASWKFSREAPRLSLDSRATVDAKGSLYPREIRTNAAILCASRNSADGGAESDKQHRSPSVIARLMGLEPLQHSDPEPIKLRRSASESRVNRDLNQYRFVDGNTFQQKQPQQQNLQSNNISSNVGKEDRSSNRGSNARQLDPKALNNAKAQSKGMGQRKSFFDSADFFPEPKQSVSVYNEIEKRLRMRGIDEPSKDLETLKQILEALQLKGLLHSRKAANQINSRNFVYDRSFGSNESPIVVMRPSRSPSSSHRAARFGNESPPSSSFRSRPGVRRNGEVSPAVSPRRDRPENVRGQSRGRSPSAPTRRENGVKSPSRRGPLVIETQRKGNDSVEHRRVSPVNSPKVSGRKVGSVSDQPSTNRSPRNIKRPTAEMSHPAEDESSTTVSESSISTSSQADTERWKVEENKDGRSLLERCDKLLHSIAELQPSPVSVLDASFYKEESSPSPVMKRSIDFKVEIEDIWGQAMWGTESELEDCDFVYVSEILQAANYLPEESDIFLLLEKQQHLKGKDTSRVSTLERRLIFDTITEILDRNLQLPPWKVVSSQASLPEIWSEFRRIRKRDESEDLFEVICGVLKKDLAGDAFNRWGDCSIEMSDAVLDIERLIFKDLIGETIRDLATFPTNAGKVLAPCRKLVF, encoded by the exons ATGACGACAGGCATGGTGCAAGACCAGAACCTGGAGAAGCACATAGAGAAACAAATGGGGTGCATGGCTGGCTTTCTCCAGATCTTCGATCGCCACCAGCTTCTAACCGGAAAACGACTCTACTCCACCAAACGCCTCCCTTCCTCGGCG GCCGTGGTCGCGTCACCAGAGCCAGAGTCAACCACCAGGTCGCCGGAGATATCCAAAGAATTGGAAAAACAACCGCTGAACATAACGGCGCCGTCGCCAGAACGATCGAAGCAAACGCCTCCGTTGACGGAGCTCCGATCTCCGTCACCGAAAATTCGGATTCCGTCATCACCCGAAGCTAATCCCAAgtctcctcttcctcttcccgTTTTCGAATTCAAAGAAGGCACGAGGGCATCATGGAAGTTCTCGAGAGAAGCGCCGAGACTCTCACTCGATAGCAGAGCCACCGTCGACGCAAAGGGAAGCCTTTACCCGAGGGAGATCCGTACGAACGCGGCGATATTGTGCGCCAGTCGAAACTCAGCCGATGGAGGAGCCGAGAGCGACAAGCAGCACCGATCGCCGAGCGTCATTGCGAGGCTAATGGGACTCGAACCGTTGCAGCATTCGGATCCTGAACCGATCAAGCTCCGGAGATCTGCGTCCGAATCCAGAGTGAACCGAGATCTGAATCAGTATCGGTTCGTCGACGGCAATACTTTTCAACAGAAGCAACCGCAGCAACAGAATTTGCAGAGTAATAATATTTCCAGCAATGTAGGTAAAGAGGACCGGAGCTCCAATCGGGGCTCCAATGCGAGGCAGTTGGATCCGAAGGCGCTTAACAATGCGAAGGCTCAAAGCAAAGGAATGGGGCAGAGGAAGAGCTTCTTCGATTCGGCGGACTTCTTTCCGGAGCCGAAACAGAGCGTCTCTGTTTACAATGAGATTGAGAAAAGGTTGAGGATGAGAGGTATCGACGAGCCGTCGAAAGATTTGGAAACGTTGAAGCAAATCCTCGAAGCTCTGCAACTCAAAGGCCTCCTGCACTCCAGGAAAGCTGCGAATCAGATTAATTCCAGAAACTTCGTCTACGATCGGAGTTTTGGTTCCAACGAATCGCCGATTGTTGTGATGAGGCCGTCCAGGTCGCCGAGTTCGAGTCACCGCGCTGCGAGATTCGGAAACGAGTCGCCGCCGAGTTCGAGTTTCAGGTCGAGGCCCGGAGTTCGACGGAACGGTGAGGTCTCACCGGCGGTGAGCCCGAGGCGTGACCGACCGGAGAATGTACGGGGTCAGAGCAGAGGAAGAAGCCCGAGCGCGCCAACTCGGAGAGAGAATGGCGTGAAAAGTCCGAGTCGGAGAGGACCGTTGGTGATCGAAACGCAGAGGAAGGGGAATGATTCGGTGGAGCACAGGAGGGTATCGCCGGTAAACTCTCCTAAGGTTAGTGGAAGAAAGGTGGGGTCAGTGTCAGATCAACCATCCACGAATCGGTCACCGAGGAACATCAAGAGACCAACGGCTGAGATGAGCCATCCAGCGGAGGATGAATCATCCACCACCGTGTCAGAGAGCAGCATTAGCACCTCTTCACAAGCCGACACCGAG AGATGGAAGGTGGAGGAAAACAAAGACGGGAGGAGCTTATTGGAGAGGTGTGATAAGCTGCTTCACAGCATAGCGGAGCTGCAACCGAGCCCAGTCTCGGTTCTCGACGCGTCGTTTTACAAAGAGGAATCTTCACCTTCTCCAGTGATGAAACGCAGCATTGATTTCAAAG TTGAAATAGAAGACATATGGGGGCAGGCAATGTGGGGGACCGAATCGGAATTGGAAGACTGCGATTTCGTCTACGTATCAGAGATCCTCCAAGCTGCCAATTACTTACCGGAAGAATCCGATATTTTCCTATTGCTAGAGAAGCAGCAACATCTCAAAGGAAAAGACACCTCCAGAGTTTCAACACTCGAGAGGAGGCTCATCTTCGACACCATCACTGAAATTCTAGACCGAAACCTGCAACTGCCTCCGTGGAAGGTGGTTTCTAGTCAGGCTTCCTTGCCCGAAATTTGGTCCGAGTTTCGGAGAATCCGGAAGAGGGACGAATCAGAGGACTTGTTCGAAGTCATATGCGGGGTGCTGAAAAAGGACCTTGCTGGGGATGCATTCAACAGATGGGGAGACTGTTCGATCGAAATGTCCGATGCCGTTTTGGACATTGAACGGCTGATTTTCAAGGACTTGATCGGCGAAACAATCCGAGATCTCGCTACTTTTCCCACCAACGCTGGTAAAGTATTGGCGCCTTGTAGGAAGTTGGTGTTCTAA
- the LOC117637355 gene encoding guanine nucleotide-binding protein subunit gamma 1 has protein sequence MASDTASSVDEQAQLVASVGSLAGGGGGSTDNRGRHRILAELNRLEQELKFLQEELGELERTENVSTICSELLPYAEGTADPLLPVTNGPVNLLWDRWFEGPQDSQRCSCRIL, from the exons ATGGCGTCCGATACGGCGTCGTCGGTGGACGAACAGGCACAGCTGGTTGCTTCAGTTGGTTCACTTGCAGGAGGAGGAGGCGGCTCCACTGATAACAGAGGAAGGCATCGGATTCTCGCTGAACTGAACCGTCTTGAACAAGAACTCAAATTCTTGCAG GAAGAGTTGGGAGAGCTCGAAAGGACTGAGAACGTTTCGACCATATGTTCAGA ATTGCTGCCCTACGCCGAAGGCACGGCGGATCCTCTACTTCCAGT AACAAATGGACCTGTAAATCTATTATGGGATCGATGGTTCGAAGGACCCCAGGATTCACAACGTTGCAGTTGTCGGATACTCTGA
- the LOC117638024 gene encoding ammonium transporter 3 member 1-like codes for MELPENLRPDQASPEWLSKGDNAWQLTAATLVGMQSVPGLVILYGSIVKKKWAVNSAFMALYAFAAVLVCWVGWGYQMSFGDELFKFLGWPHVAMNQEYLLKRTFVGYLPNATMVYFQFVFAAITLILIAGALLGRMNFHAWMLFVPLWLTFSYTITCYSIWNPHGWLAKMGVIDYSGGFVIHLSSGVAGFTAAYWVGPRATNDRERFPPNNILLMLAGAGLLWMGWTGFNGGDPYMVSTDASLAVLNTHVCTATSLLTWLLLDIVFFGKPSVIGATQGMITGLVCITPAAGVVQGWAAMIMGVMSGSIPWYTMMVLHKKISILKHVDDTMAVFHTHAVAGSLGGILTGFFSHPKLCRIFYLVDDWQHYIGLAYGLKTGQFKAGFKQMGIQILGILFVIVVNVITTSIICFLLGRFIPLRLNEDELQIGDDAIHGEEAYALWGDGEKYDGSKHNSVYGLEEFALVPPKAEA; via the exons ATGGAGCTTCCCGAGAACCTCCGCCCTGACCAGGCAAGCCCCGAGTGGTTGAGCAAGGGCGACAACGCTTGGCAGCTCACGGCCGCCACGCTTGTCGGCATGCAAAGCGTGCCGGGCCTCGTCATCCTCTACGGAAGCATAGTAAAAAAGAAGTGGGCCGTGAACTCGGCCTTCATGGCCCTCTATGCCTTCGCAGCTGTCTTGGTCTGTTGGGTCGGGTGGGGCTACCAAATGTCATTTGGGGATGAGCTCTTCAAGTTCCTGGGCTGGCCCCACGTCGCCATGAACCAAGAATACCTCCTGAAACGAACATTCGTTGGGTATTTGCCAAACGCGACCATGGTTTATTTTCAGTTCGTGTTTGCGGCGATCACGTTGATTTTGATTGCTGGGGCATTGTTGGGGAGGATGAACTTTCATGCGTGGATGCTATTTGTTCCCCTTTGGTTGACATTTTCTTATACAATTACTTGTTACAGTATTTGGAACCCCCATGGGTGGTTGGCTAAGATGGGCGTTATTGATTACTCTGGTGGCTTTGTCATCCACCTCTCCTCCGGTGTCGCCGGTTTCACAGCAGCTTACTGG GTGGGGCCAAGGGCAACCAATGACAGGGAAAGGTTCCCGCCAAACAACATCCTGCTTATGCTGGCAGGGGCAGGCCTACTGTGGATGGGGTGGACTGGATTCAACGGTGGAGATCCTTACATGGTGAGCACAGACGCATCTCTGGCCGTCCTCAACACCCACGTGTGCACTGCCACTAGCTTGCTAACGTGGCTCTTGCTTGACATTGTTTTCTTTGGGAAGCCCTCTGTGATTGGTGCCACTCAGGGCATGATCACCGGCTTAGTTTGCATCACCCCGGCTGCAG GTGTGGTGCAAGGTTGGGCAGCAATGATCATGGGAGTAATGTCCGGAAGCATCCCATGGTACACCATGATGGTCCTCCACAAGAAAATCAGTATCCTAAAGCATGTGGATGACACAATGGCTGTGTTCCACACCCACGCCGTGGCCGGAAGCCTAGGGGGCATCCTCACCGGCTTCTTTTCCCATCCGAAGCTATGCCGAATCTTCTATTTGGTAGACGATTGGCAACACTATATTGGCCTAGCCTATGGATTGAAAACTGGCCAGTTTAAGGCAGGGTTTAAGCAAATGGGAATTCAAATCCTTGGGATATTGTTTGTCATTGTTGTGAATGTGATCACCACTAGCATAATTTGCTTCCTCTTGGGGCGCTTTATCCCCCTGAGGCTCAACGAAGATGAGTTGCAGATCGGAGATGATGCAATTCATGGAGAGGAGGCTTATGCATTGTGGGGAGATGGAGAGAAGTATGATGGTTCAAAGCACAATTCAGTTTATGGCTTGGAAGAGTTTGCTCTAGTGCCGCCTAAAGCTGAGGCCTGA
- the LOC117638826 gene encoding 2-methyl-6-phytyl-1,4-hydroquinone methyltransferase, chloroplastic isoform X2: MVSAMLNGAENLSLIRGITPNGLGFMGSDLHGKQFLKMGLVSSTRISKSCTRTIVPKCSFSASRPASQPRFIQHKKEAFWFYRFLSIVYDHVINPGHWTEDMRDEALEPADLSNRNMIVVDVGGGTGFTTLGIVKHVDAKNVTILDQSPHQLAKAKQKEPLKDCKIIEGDAEDLPFRTDYADRYVSAGSIEYWPDPQRGIKEAYRVLKLGGKACLIGPVYPTFWLSRFFADVWMLFPKEEEYIEWFQKAGFKDVQLKRIGPKWYRGVRRHGLIMGCSVTGLKPASGDSPLQLGPKEEDVTKPVNPWSFFVRFILGVMAATYFVLVPIYMWLKDQIVPKGQPI; the protein is encoded by the exons ATGGTCTCTGCAATGCTCAATGGGGCTGAGAACCTCTCACTCATCAGAGGCATAACCCCAAACGGGTTGGGTTTCATGGGGTCAGATCTTCATGGGAAGCAATTTCTGAAGATGGGTTTAGTTTCAAGTACAAGAATTTCCAAGTCTTGCACCAGAACCATTGTGCCCAAGTGCAGCTTCTCAGCTTCTAGGCCAGCATCCCAGCCTAGGTTCATTCAGCACAAGAAAGAGGCTTTTTGGTTCTATAGGTTCCTCTCAATTGTGTATGATCATGTCATAAACCCTGGGCATTGGACTGAGGACATGAGGGATGAGGCACTTGAACCAGCTGATCTCAGTAATAGGAATATGATTGTTGTAGATGTTGGTGGTGGTACTGGCTTCACCACTTTGGGTATAGTTAAGCATGTGGATGCCAAGAATGTCACCATTCTTGACCAGTCCCCTCATCAGCTCGCCAAGGCAAAGCAGAAGGAGCCCTTGAAGGATTGCAAGATTATTGAGGGTGATGCTGAGGACCTCCCTTTTCGAACTGATTACGCTGATCGATATGTATCTGCTGGAAG CATTGAGTACTGGCCAGACCCACAGCGTGGCATCAAGGAAGCATACAGGGTCTTAAAACTTGGAGGAAAAGCATGCTTAATTGGTCCTGTGTACCCAACATTTTGGTTATCTCGCTTCTTTGCTGATGTGTGGATGCTTTTCCCAAAGGAGGAAGAGTACATTGAATGGTTCCAAAAGGCAGGGTTTAAAGATGTCCAACTGAAAAGAATTGGCCCAAAATGGTATCGTGGGGTTCGCCGGCATGGATTGATAATGGGATGTTCTGTAACAGGCCTTAAACCAGCATCCGGGGATTCTCCTTTACAG CTTGGTCCAAAAGAAGAGGATGTCACAAAGCCTGTAAATCCGTGGTCGTTCTTTGTGCGGTTCATCTTGGGTGTCATGGCAGCAACATACTTTGTTCTGGTGCCTATATACATGTGGCTCAAGGATCAAATTGTACCCAAAGGTCAACCaatct ga
- the LOC117638826 gene encoding 2-methyl-6-phytyl-1,4-hydroquinone methyltransferase, chloroplastic isoform X1, with protein sequence MVSAMLNGAENLSLIRGITPNGLGFMGSDLHGKQFLKMGLVSSTRISKSCTRTIVPKCSFSASRPASQPRFIQHKKEAFWFYRFLSIVYDHVINPGHWTEDMRDEALEPADLSNRNMIVVDVGGGTGFTTLGIVKHVDAKNVTILDQSPHQLAKAKQKEPLKDCKIIEGDAEDLPFRTDYADRYVSAGSIEYWPDPQRGIKEAYRVLKLGGKACLIGPVYPTFWLSRFFADVWMLFPKEEEYIEWFQKAGFKDVQLKRIGPKWYRGVRRHGLIMGCSVTGLKPASGDSPLQLGPKEEDVTKPVNPWSFFVRFILGVMAATYFVLVPIYMWLKDQIVPKGQPI encoded by the exons ATGGTCTCTGCAATGCTCAATGGGGCTGAGAACCTCTCACTCATCAGAGGCATAACCCCAAACGGGTTGGGTTTCATGGGGTCAGATCTTCATGGGAAGCAATTTCTGAAGATGGGTTTAGTTTCAAGTACAAGAATTTCCAAGTCTTGCACCAGAACCATTGTGCCCAAGTGCAGCTTCTCAGCTTCTAGGCCAGCATCCCAGCCTAGGTTCATTCAGCACAAGAAAGAGGCTTTTTGGTTCTATAGGTTCCTCTCAATTGTGTATGATCATGTCATAAACCCTGGGCATTGGACTGAGGACATGAGGGATGAGGCACTTGAACCAGCTGATCTCAGTAATAGGAATATGATTGTTGTAGATGTTGGTGGTGGTACTGGCTTCACCACTTTGGGTATAGTTAAGCATGTGGATGCCAAGAATGTCACCATTCTTGACCAGTCCCCTCATCAGCTCGCCAAGGCAAAGCAGAAGGAGCCCTTGAAGGATTGCAAGATTATTGAGGGTGATGCTGAGGACCTCCCTTTTCGAACTGATTACGCTGATCGATATGTATCTGCTGGAAG CATTGAGTACTGGCCAGACCCACAGCGTGGCATCAAGGAAGCATACAGGGTCTTAAAACTTGGAGGAAAAGCATGCTTAATTGGTCCTGTGTACCCAACATTTTGGTTATCTCGCTTCTTTGCTGATGTGTGGATGCTTTTCCCAAAGGAGGAAGAGTACATTGAATGGTTCCAAAAGGCAGGGTTTAAAGATGTCCAACTGAAAAGAATTGGCCCAAAATGGTATCGTGGGGTTCGCCGGCATGGATTGATAATGGGATGTTCTGTAACAGGCCTTAAACCAGCATCCGGGGATTCTCCTTTACAG CTTGGTCCAAAAGAAGAGGATGTCACAAAGCCTGTAAATCCGTGGTCGTTCTTTGTGCGGTTCATCTTGGGTGTCATGGCAGCAACATACTTTGTTCTGGTGCCTATATACATGTGGCTCAAGGATCAAATTGTACCCAAAGGTCAACCaatctga